From the Solibacillus sp. FSL R5-0449 genome, one window contains:
- the rlmH gene encoding 23S rRNA (pseudouridine(1915)-N(3))-methyltransferase RlmH: MNITIISVGKLKEKYLKMGIEEYVKRLGGYAKIDLVEVPDEKAPEQLSDADMEIVKRKEGERILAKINDGTYVIALALEGKMKTSEEMAADLEALMTYGKSKVVFVIGGSLGLHADVLKRADEKLCFGKMTLPHQLMKLVLVEQIYRSFRIIKGEPYHK; this comes from the coding sequence GTGAATATTACTATCATCTCGGTTGGTAAGTTAAAAGAAAAGTATTTAAAAATGGGTATCGAAGAATATGTTAAGCGATTAGGCGGCTATGCAAAAATCGACTTAGTGGAAGTACCGGATGAGAAAGCACCTGAACAGTTAAGTGATGCTGATATGGAAATCGTCAAACGTAAAGAAGGAGAACGTATCCTTGCGAAAATCAATGACGGAACCTATGTCATCGCATTGGCACTGGAAGGTAAAATGAAAACAAGCGAAGAAATGGCTGCAGATCTAGAGGCATTGATGACCTACGGGAAAAGCAAAGTCGTGTTTGTAATAGGCGGATCATTAGGATTGCATGCGGATGTACTTAAGCGCGCAGATGAAAAACTATGCTTCGGAAAAATGACCCTACCTCACCAGTTGATGAAACTAGTGCTGGTAGAGCAGATTTACCGAAGCTTTAGAATTATTAAGGGCGAACCGTATCATAAATAA
- a CDS encoding ImmA/IrrE family metallo-endopeptidase produces the protein MENSRKEYISDITRVIRDAFNLEAPIDLKLLVEQLGGRLIETTNIDDNMEAKIEKLGNSFEITIDPDKNQKRKRFSIAHELGHLFLHMGYLINPEKWNSTNEYVDSVYYRYGYNIEEFEANEFAACLLMPLEEFMDISQKNFKNGFYDIEEIANHFDVSTQAVSNRGKFLGLFGWL, from the coding sequence ATGGAGAATTCAAGAAAAGAATATATATCTGATATAACACGAGTAATTAGAGATGCATTTAACTTAGAAGCACCTATTGATTTAAAATTATTAGTGGAACAATTAGGTGGTCGATTAATTGAGACTACAAATATTGACGATAATATGGAAGCGAAAATAGAAAAACTAGGTAACTCCTTTGAAATAACAATTGATCCGGATAAAAATCAAAAGAGAAAAAGGTTTTCTATAGCTCATGAGTTAGGGCATTTATTCCTTCATATGGGATATTTGATTAACCCAGAAAAATGGAATAGTACAAATGAATATGTTGACTCTGTATATTATAGATATGGCTATAATATTGAAGAATTTGAAGCTAATGAGTTTGCAGCATGTTTATTAATGCCATTAGAAGAATTTATGGATATATCTCAGAAGAATTTTAAAAATGGATTTTATGATATAGAAGAGATTGCGAACCATTTTGATGTTTCTACTCAAGCTGTGTCAAATAGAGGGAAATTTCTTGGTTTATTTGGGTGGTTATAA
- a CDS encoding diguanylate cyclase, whose translation MILFLVGLVIGLAIYRSYIKYRKSKFLKDNIPLKLVERSKDIIYYYQVKPVYKHIYTSPSVDFFLGKGTLEALNKDSNTPFEMIHPEDKAIMESKVSGEINYNEGIIQRLKGTDGIYHYFEEYATPIYENGKIIAIQGIMRNIDEKIKLEQELYYQSTHDALTDIYNRGYFERMLHYYNEIENVSIGMILCDVDKLKFVNDTYGHKRGDQLIQAVAKLLTDFFPDTTIISRVGGDEFVVILPKTSREQVDFLCEQLRKKINHSTVENDEIHLQMSVGKAFRDQSFNEMENVYIEADKSMYIEKNQKRKLSLRL comes from the coding sequence ATGATTTTATTTTTAGTTGGGTTAGTAATTGGGTTGGCTATATACAGGAGTTATATAAAATATCGAAAATCAAAATTTTTAAAAGATAATATTCCCTTAAAACTAGTGGAGAGGTCCAAAGATATTATTTATTATTATCAGGTAAAGCCTGTGTATAAGCATATATACACTAGTCCTTCTGTAGATTTCTTTTTAGGTAAAGGTACATTAGAAGCGCTAAATAAGGATTCAAACACGCCTTTTGAAATGATTCATCCAGAAGATAAAGCAATTATGGAGTCGAAAGTTTCAGGGGAGATTAATTATAACGAGGGAATCATTCAACGTTTAAAAGGAACAGACGGAATCTATCATTATTTTGAAGAATATGCAACGCCTATCTATGAAAATGGAAAAATCATTGCAATTCAAGGTATTATGCGTAATATTGATGAAAAAATAAAACTGGAGCAAGAGTTATATTATCAAAGCACACATGATGCCTTAACTGATATTTATAATCGTGGCTATTTTGAGAGAATGCTGCATTATTATAATGAAATAGAAAATGTTTCGATTGGTATGATTCTATGTGATGTTGATAAATTAAAATTTGTAAATGATACATATGGACATAAAAGGGGAGATCAGCTTATACAAGCAGTAGCTAAGCTTTTAACGGATTTCTTCCCCGATACGACAATTATTTCTCGAGTGGGAGGTGATGAATTTGTCGTTATTCTACCAAAGACGTCTAGGGAACAGGTGGATTTCCTATGTGAACAACTACGAAAAAAAATTAATCATTCAACAGTGGAAAATGATGAAATTCATCTCCAAATGTCAGTCGGCAAGGCTTTTCGAGATCAATCGTTTAATGAAATGGAAAATGTGTATATAGAGGCTGATAAAAGTATGTATATAGAAAAGAATCAAAAACGAAAGTTATCCCTAAGATTATAG
- a CDS encoding CxxH/CxxC protein: MKTYSCETHIDHALDMHVAETENFPMMDLLSEEEKLSTTCSYCEQSATYVVSSK, from the coding sequence ATGAAGACATACAGCTGCGAAACCCATATAGATCATGCGTTGGATATGCATGTGGCAGAAACAGAAAATTTCCCGATGATGGATTTATTATCGGAAGAAGAAAAGTTATCAACAACTTGTTCTTACTGTGAACAGTCAGCAACATATGTTGTATCAAGTAAATAA
- a CDS encoding trypsin-like peptidase domain-containing protein yields MGYYPEDDKKEIQNDRIAELEARLKREEEEKKQRQNRKEKRGGSKGGYFLSGLSGVVVGALLLWLLLPSLANQLPGGNEVNSVTNNSPNSTISQTATEVTTDVTNAVEKVSSAVVGITNIQNVAPNFWNQSTGEAQAVGSGSGVVYKKEGNFAFIVTNHHVVDGAEQIEVTLDDGEKVKAELIGSDIWTDLAILSIPSEGIDTVANFGDSDVLKQGETVIAIGNPLGLDFYGSVTTGVISGKDRSVPVDLNEDGVEDWSTDVLQTDAAINSGNSGGALVNIAGELIGINSMKIAQSSVEGLGFAIPINSAIPIIEQLEKHGEVQRPTMGISLVDLTEVPAYYQQQTLKLPEEVTNGVVISQVVRGSAADKAGLQQYDVIVEMDGEKIDNAIELRKHLYNEKSIGDTLKIKVYRNGKIVEADLKLVETAQL; encoded by the coding sequence ATGGGTTACTATCCTGAAGATGATAAGAAGGAAATCCAAAATGATCGTATTGCAGAGCTTGAGGCTCGTTTAAAAAGAGAAGAAGAAGAAAAAAAACAGCGGCAAAATAGAAAAGAAAAAAGAGGCGGCAGTAAAGGCGGTTATTTTTTATCTGGTTTAAGTGGTGTTGTCGTTGGTGCTTTACTTTTATGGCTTCTGCTACCCTCGTTGGCAAACCAGTTACCGGGTGGAAATGAAGTAAACTCGGTTACAAATAATTCCCCAAACTCAACGATTAGCCAAACTGCAACAGAGGTAACAACAGATGTAACAAATGCAGTTGAAAAGGTATCAAGTGCCGTTGTAGGGATTACAAATATTCAAAATGTAGCCCCAAACTTTTGGAACCAAAGTACAGGAGAAGCTCAAGCGGTAGGTAGCGGTTCGGGCGTTGTTTATAAAAAAGAAGGGAACTTTGCCTTTATCGTGACAAACCACCATGTTGTGGATGGTGCAGAACAAATTGAAGTAACGTTGGATGATGGTGAAAAAGTAAAAGCAGAGCTTATCGGTTCTGATATTTGGACAGACTTGGCGATTCTTTCAATACCAAGTGAAGGAATAGATACAGTAGCCAACTTTGGAGATTCGGATGTATTAAAACAAGGTGAAACAGTAATTGCAATCGGAAATCCACTCGGGTTAGATTTTTATGGCTCGGTAACAACAGGCGTCATTTCGGGTAAAGACCGTTCTGTGCCGGTTGACTTAAATGAAGATGGTGTCGAGGACTGGTCAACAGATGTACTACAGACGGATGCAGCAATCAACTCAGGGAACTCAGGTGGTGCCCTAGTTAATATCGCTGGTGAATTAATTGGTATAAATTCAATGAAAATTGCCCAATCTTCAGTTGAGGGCTTAGGATTTGCAATTCCAATCAATTCAGCCATTCCGATTATTGAACAGTTAGAAAAGCACGGGGAAGTACAACGCCCAACAATGGGTATTTCCTTAGTCGATTTAACGGAAGTACCGGCTTACTATCAACAGCAAACATTGAAATTACCGGAAGAAGTAACAAATGGTGTTGTCATTTCTCAAGTTGTAAGAGGTTCTGCAGCAGATAAAGCAGGTTTACAGCAGTACGATGTCATTGTGGAAATGGATGGCGAAAAAATCGATAATGCAATAGAGTTACGCAAACATTTATATAATGAAAAATCTATTGGGGATACATTAAAGATTAAAGTTTATCGTAACGGTAAAATAGTAGAAGCCGATTTGAAGTTAGTGGAAACTGCACAATTATAA
- a CDS encoding Pycsar system effector family protein, with the protein MGKIDNEKLFDYNKHNLVYISEYIKLADQKANILLTINIALIGFFANYLKNANLDENVITKVFLIIGVVILIISASIILIKILWPRYNLNVNEYMSWGGIAAHLDKDSYTAKIKDKEFDTFLKDMAEQNYALANVCKAKFKYLKMSTWFFSTGILVVGISWLLDK; encoded by the coding sequence TTGGGGAAAATTGATAATGAGAAACTATTTGATTACAATAAACACAATCTTGTTTATATTAGCGAATATATTAAATTAGCAGATCAAAAAGCTAATATCCTTTTAACAATCAATATTGCATTGATTGGTTTCTTTGCAAACTATTTAAAAAATGCTAATTTGGATGAAAATGTAATTACCAAAGTATTTTTAATAATTGGAGTTGTAATTTTAATTATATCAGCCTCAATAATTCTAATTAAAATTCTCTGGCCAAGATATAATCTCAATGTAAATGAATATATGTCATGGGGTGGAATTGCTGCACATTTAGATAAAGATTCTTATACAGCAAAAATTAAGGATAAAGAATTTGATACTTTTCTTAAAGATATGGCTGAACAAAACTATGCATTAGCTAATGTTTGTAAGGCAAAATTTAAATATTTAAAAATGAGTACGTGGTTTTTTTCTACAGGCATTTTAGTCGTAGGTATTTCATGGTTATTAGACAAATAA
- a CDS encoding NUDIX domain-containing protein: protein MDNLSKLKKNLIDMELVVNSNDNDNKSGAFLFVSFDLVNSTAFKSLYPTKWPVIFHRFYELVENHALKNFINSMVWRYAGDEILFYKQVDKVSDLYDVPKIAYRVIKTVLEALNIKYPETKNILYIKSTLWIAEATFVKSQNLAESETLLNNLIINFDINQKRNVDFLGSDIDLGFRISKFAERDKVVVSAELAYLLYKERGIIEEECNYNVLDSLRIVTYERLKGIWNDRHYPIIWYYESWDKPDEMYLYDEHFKSEIVNKIKNKDFSSEMKIDRLKKVFIEVDNLDKVKSIEKCMEDAAPINVLPSVSQYNQAEVHCVAVCFNENGHILIAKRPPDKRRFPGVWEFGCGQLKKAQDFTECLTESYKEDFGANIDFYSKLTPISTYIMEDRLEGRKIPGIIFIARVLNPDDVSENYSRANHSDIKWFDPKELDSIEVSDYVSDFKDTIMKATKAYESMIKGH, encoded by the coding sequence ATGGATAATTTATCTAAACTGAAGAAAAATCTTATTGATATGGAATTAGTAGTAAATTCAAATGATAATGATAATAAAAGTGGAGCATTTTTATTTGTATCATTTGATTTGGTTAATTCTACTGCTTTCAAATCGCTTTACCCTACAAAATGGCCAGTTATTTTTCATAGATTCTATGAACTAGTTGAAAATCATGCTTTAAAAAACTTTATTAACAGCATGGTATGGCGATATGCAGGTGATGAGATTTTATTTTATAAGCAAGTTGATAAAGTATCGGACTTGTACGATGTTCCGAAAATTGCTTATCGAGTTATAAAAACAGTTTTAGAAGCTTTAAATATTAAGTATCCAGAAACTAAAAATATTTTGTATATAAAATCAACTTTATGGATTGCAGAAGCAACATTTGTAAAATCTCAGAACTTAGCTGAAAGCGAGACTTTATTAAACAATTTAATTATAAACTTTGATATTAATCAAAAAAGAAATGTGGATTTTTTAGGTTCTGATATTGATTTAGGATTTAGAATTTCTAAATTTGCTGAGCGAGACAAGGTAGTAGTAAGTGCAGAATTAGCTTATCTGTTATATAAAGAACGTGGAATTATAGAAGAAGAATGTAATTATAATGTTTTAGACAGCCTTAGAATAGTTACCTATGAAAGACTAAAAGGAATTTGGAACGATAGACATTATCCTATAATTTGGTATTATGAATCATGGGATAAACCAGATGAAATGTATCTATATGACGAACATTTTAAATCTGAAATTGTTAATAAAATTAAAAATAAAGATTTCTCGAGTGAAATGAAAATTGATAGATTAAAAAAAGTATTTATTGAAGTTGATAATTTAGATAAAGTAAAAAGTATTGAAAAATGCATGGAAGATGCAGCCCCTATAAATGTTTTACCTAGTGTATCCCAATATAACCAAGCTGAAGTACACTGTGTAGCAGTTTGTTTTAATGAAAATGGACACATACTAATTGCTAAACGTCCGCCAGATAAGAGGAGATTCCCTGGTGTTTGGGAGTTTGGGTGCGGTCAATTAAAAAAGGCTCAAGATTTCACAGAATGTTTAACAGAAAGTTATAAAGAAGACTTTGGTGCGAATATAGATTTTTATTCTAAATTAACACCAATAAGCACTTATATTATGGAAGATAGATTAGAAGGACGAAAAATCCCGGGGATAATTTTTATTGCTAGAGTTTTAAATCCAGATGATGTTAGTGAAAATTATTCTAGAGCTAATCATTCTGATATAAAATGGTTTGATCCAAAAGAGTTAGATAGTATTGAAGTATCTGATTATGTAAGTGATTTTAAAGATACTATAATGAAAGCTACAAAAGCATATGAATCAATGATAAAGGGACATTAA
- a CDS encoding Fic family protein, giving the protein MSIERSRSIVELMPIPAHIESDLKEQAKLKATHYSTRIEGNTLDLEQVARVVKQKKDDLRIPVEEEVRNYWEALSFLTQEKNKNTPITEDFIKKLHSIIVKHGSGRKSSKSNYRGPMPPGVLFAVFDNQTRQPDYIPPEYSDVPALMKSFVKWIQSENEMPVPIKAAIVTYQLLTIHPFEDGNGRTARALASYVLSTTNYDVKGFHSIEEYYVEDLQGYYKHLQMGLPALYYDGRENPKNLAPWIEYFLRTMALAYEKVANLSIQFATSTTDQRILSLEPKEKTLLRYLIERNRPVKPKEIAELFQVKPITITKWANTWLERNIIEGASGNQRITSYRIGKNYKDLTLNDLGYKED; this is encoded by the coding sequence ATGTCAATTGAACGTTCTCGATCTATCGTAGAACTAATGCCTATTCCGGCACATATTGAAAGTGACTTAAAAGAACAAGCTAAATTAAAAGCAACCCATTACTCAACACGAATTGAAGGGAATACTTTAGATTTAGAACAGGTTGCACGTGTAGTTAAACAAAAGAAGGACGACTTAAGAATACCTGTCGAGGAAGAAGTACGAAATTATTGGGAAGCCCTTTCGTTTTTAACACAAGAAAAAAATAAAAATACACCCATAACTGAAGATTTTATTAAAAAGTTACACTCCATCATTGTTAAACATGGCTCAGGTAGAAAGTCTTCTAAAAGTAATTACCGTGGACCAATGCCTCCAGGAGTACTATTTGCTGTTTTCGATAATCAAACAAGACAACCCGATTATATTCCTCCAGAATACTCTGATGTCCCTGCGTTAATGAAATCTTTTGTTAAATGGATACAGTCAGAAAACGAAATGCCTGTTCCGATTAAAGCTGCAATTGTTACTTATCAACTACTAACGATTCATCCTTTTGAAGATGGTAATGGACGTACCGCACGAGCTTTAGCATCTTATGTTTTATCAACAACTAATTATGATGTGAAAGGCTTCCATTCTATTGAAGAATATTATGTTGAAGATTTACAAGGCTACTACAAACATTTACAAATGGGCTTACCCGCTCTTTATTATGATGGGCGTGAAAATCCAAAAAATTTAGCTCCATGGATTGAGTATTTCCTTAGAACAATGGCACTTGCCTATGAAAAAGTTGCTAATCTATCTATCCAATTTGCTACCTCCACTACAGATCAGCGTATCTTATCGTTAGAGCCAAAAGAAAAAACGTTACTTCGCTATTTAATTGAACGCAATAGACCTGTTAAACCAAAAGAAATTGCTGAACTGTTCCAAGTGAAACCAATAACGATTACAAAATGGGCTAATACTTGGTTAGAAAGAAATATAATTGAAGGGGCTAGTGGAAATCAGCGTATCACATCGTATAGAATTGGTAAAAATTATAAAGATTTAACTTTGAATGATTTAGGTTATAAAGAAGACTAA
- a CDS encoding MBL fold metallo-hydrolase, translating into MRFSVLASGSTGNAVYVENDEHSFLIDAGLSGKKMEQLFANIDRDMKSLSGILVTHEHSDHIKGLGVIARKYNIPVFANAKTWTAMDGLVGTIPTDLCFDFDMETVKTFGGLDIQSFAVSHDAAEPMFYTFYENGRKLVVITDTGYVSDRMKGYISAADAYVFESNHDVSMLQMGKYPWSIKRRILSDVGHVSNEDAAVAMADVVAEKPTQIYLAHLSKDNNMKDLARMSVEQTLQSCGIIAGEYLHLHDTDANEPTKLVTV; encoded by the coding sequence ATGCGATTTAGCGTTTTAGCAAGTGGCAGTACAGGAAACGCAGTCTACGTAGAAAATGATGAACACTCATTTTTGATTGATGCAGGCTTAAGCGGAAAGAAAATGGAGCAACTGTTTGCTAATATAGATCGTGATATGAAAAGTTTATCAGGTATTTTAGTAACACATGAGCATAGTGACCATATTAAAGGACTAGGTGTCATTGCACGGAAATATAATATTCCTGTATTTGCAAATGCAAAAACATGGACAGCGATGGACGGGCTAGTAGGAACAATACCAACCGATTTATGTTTCGATTTCGATATGGAAACAGTAAAAACATTTGGCGGATTGGATATTCAATCATTTGCAGTGTCCCATGATGCTGCTGAACCGATGTTCTACACATTCTATGAGAACGGGAGAAAGCTAGTTGTCATTACAGACACAGGTTATGTCAGTGACCGGATGAAAGGTTATATCTCAGCAGCAGATGCCTATGTATTTGAAAGTAACCACGATGTGAGTATGCTTCAAATGGGCAAATACCCTTGGAGTATTAAACGCCGTATATTATCGGATGTAGGCCATGTTTCAAATGAAGATGCTGCAGTGGCAATGGCTGATGTGGTCGCAGAAAAACCGACGCAAATTTATTTGGCGCATTTAAGTAAAGACAACAATATGAAAGATCTGGCGCGGATGAGCGTAGAGCAGACATTGCAGTCTTGCGGCATTATTGCAGGAGAATATTTGCATCTGCATGATACCGATGCAAACGAGCCGACAAAGCTTGTGACAGTTTAA
- a CDS encoding recombinase family protein, translating to MTLKGVIYARVSTEEQATEGYSIAAQKEALQEYAKLRQIDIVDQYVDEGRSGKSIDGRPKMQQLLQAAKDQKFDVVLIYKLDRLSRKTKDSLEIIETLDQHNIQLMSYSENIDTSTPGGKMFYTVLSSVAEMERGTIIDRVKMGMTQRAKQGKWNGGVVFGYDNVKKELIINEAEAAIIKEIFELASRGHGYKKITSELNRKGYKTKRKKEFSVGTVKGILENPVYIGKIRFNQHVDWSEKRRRGKNANPEIINGTHTPIISIPLWEEVHHKKKKRSYRPTQSKKPFILTKLLRCPVCGHGMVSGASNGIYRFYQCGQYKAKGATACKAYSINADVAEKQVLDELRLTVEKPYFIDKLVATLNDQRLHAEQPLAAERKRLYSSKAKLEKQMDNIVNQLMDMPELQDVFKKKLLELKEVALNVDEHIQRVEKELKSLDTQPIDAEALRNLLSHFDAIISRASAIEIKQLLSLFIKNIQITKEPISSEHRRQKSRQISKINLLFDFTIESMAGATGEWFNEMASLDYIQPVDSSLLDLPSNSEKTIREALASLSVLPLFMIRFALNNSKASVNLLYQH from the coding sequence ATGACATTAAAAGGCGTTATTTATGCTCGTGTAAGTACTGAAGAACAAGCTACAGAAGGATATAGTATTGCTGCCCAGAAAGAAGCATTGCAGGAGTATGCCAAGCTAAGACAAATTGACATTGTTGATCAGTATGTTGATGAAGGTCGGAGCGGTAAAAGCATCGATGGTCGACCAAAAATGCAACAGTTGTTACAGGCAGCAAAAGACCAAAAGTTTGATGTTGTACTCATCTATAAATTGGATCGTCTTTCTCGTAAAACAAAAGATTCTCTTGAAATCATTGAGACGCTAGATCAACACAACATTCAGTTAATGAGTTATTCAGAAAACATTGATACATCTACACCTGGCGGCAAAATGTTTTACACTGTGTTAAGTTCTGTTGCTGAAATGGAACGAGGCACTATTATTGACCGTGTAAAGATGGGAATGACACAACGTGCTAAACAGGGCAAGTGGAATGGTGGCGTTGTTTTCGGCTATGACAACGTCAAGAAAGAATTGATTATAAATGAGGCTGAAGCTGCAATCATCAAGGAGATTTTTGAACTTGCTAGTCGCGGGCATGGCTATAAAAAAATTACGAGTGAGTTGAACCGTAAAGGTTATAAGACAAAACGCAAGAAAGAATTTTCCGTAGGAACTGTAAAGGGCATATTAGAAAACCCTGTCTACATCGGAAAAATTCGTTTTAATCAACACGTCGACTGGTCTGAAAAACGGCGAAGAGGAAAGAACGCCAATCCTGAAATTATTAATGGTACTCATACGCCTATAATTTCTATACCACTTTGGGAAGAAGTTCATCATAAGAAAAAGAAGCGCTCGTATCGCCCTACACAATCCAAGAAACCATTCATACTGACAAAATTACTACGCTGTCCTGTCTGTGGTCATGGTATGGTTTCGGGGGCTTCAAATGGCATATATCGCTTTTACCAATGCGGACAATACAAAGCAAAGGGTGCAACAGCATGCAAAGCGTATTCCATTAATGCTGATGTTGCTGAAAAACAAGTGCTCGATGAATTAAGGCTTACAGTAGAAAAACCTTATTTTATCGATAAGCTTGTAGCGACGTTGAACGATCAGCGGTTGCATGCTGAACAGCCATTAGCCGCGGAAAGAAAGCGCCTTTATTCATCCAAAGCAAAGCTTGAGAAACAGATGGATAATATCGTAAATCAATTGATGGATATGCCTGAATTACAAGATGTATTCAAAAAGAAACTACTCGAATTAAAAGAAGTTGCATTGAATGTCGATGAACATATCCAAAGAGTCGAGAAAGAATTAAAATCCCTCGACACACAACCAATTGATGCAGAAGCACTTAGAAATCTGCTGTCTCATTTTGATGCTATTATTAGCCGCGCTTCGGCGATAGAAATTAAACAGCTACTTTCGCTTTTCATCAAAAACATCCAGATTACTAAGGAGCCTATAAGCTCTGAACATCGTCGTCAAAAAAGCCGTCAAATCTCGAAAATCAATCTACTCTTTGATTTCACAATTGAATCGATGGCTGGTGCTACTGGAGAATGGTTCAATGAAATGGCTTCTCTCGACTATATTCAACCTGTGGATTCGTCTCTTTTAGATTTACCTTCAAATAGCGAAAAAACAATAAGGGAAGCATTAGCCTCCCTTTCAGTTTTACCCTTATTTATGATACGGTTCGCCCTTAATAATTCTAAAGCTTCGGTAAATCTGCTCTACCAGCACTAG
- a CDS encoding helix-turn-helix transcriptional regulator, producing MKITLHASTIEELQFKDIGQRIRILREELQKINKSDFTGKTVASRLPNISQSKLNFIERGETLSIDAQLLYEISKDFGVPMEIFFDDFYSNVSTKDTIYMEPKIYQSLNDSSHNVKRLNNVNPLDEEKFKLNIQLKRIASNGDYQIVSSDTTHVTHDLDTLKNFLIQIRQAIDLIDYHADRLIHSNNDMSNHFKNVDELAKHINNPNSAFPFFPQQSIEKLNELYEEALQYTTQCQEDKEKRKEE from the coding sequence ATGAAAATCACCTTACATGCTTCAACGATTGAAGAGCTTCAATTCAAGGACATTGGTCAGCGGATAAGAATTTTACGAGAAGAATTACAGAAGATAAATAAATCTGATTTCACTGGAAAGACAGTTGCGTCAAGATTACCAAATATATCTCAATCAAAACTGAACTTTATTGAACGAGGAGAAACGTTGTCTATAGACGCTCAACTTCTGTATGAAATTTCGAAAGATTTCGGGGTACCTATGGAGATATTCTTTGATGATTTTTATTCCAATGTTTCCACTAAAGACACTATTTATATGGAGCCTAAAATTTATCAGTCCCTTAATGATTCTTCTCACAATGTAAAAAGGCTGAATAACGTTAATCCACTGGATGAAGAGAAATTCAAATTAAACATTCAGCTAAAACGCATTGCATCTAATGGGGATTATCAGATTGTTTCTTCTGATACTACGCATGTAACACATGATTTAGATACACTGAAAAACTTTTTAATTCAAATTAGACAGGCTATAGATTTAATTGATTATCATGCAGATCGACTGATTCACTCAAACAATGATATGAGTAATCATTTTAAGAATGTGGACGAGCTTGCTAAGCATATTAACAATCCTAATTCAGCATTCCCATTCTTCCCTCAGCAATCTATTGAAAAGTTGAATGAACTGTATGAAGAAGCACTTCAATATACAACGCAGTGCCAAGAAGATAAAGAAAAACGAAAGGAAGAGTAA
- the radC gene encoding DNA repair protein RadC: MTTINENTFKSLIATTLREKEDGYILSEMFTRYPSIQELLDVTEEELLNIKGIGKTKAQQIIAALQLARMNPVTTEERFRIRSPQDAYTYLQDLQHLQQEHFVILGLNTKNEVMFRKTVFIGSLNASICHPREIMKELIKRSCACTILSHNHPSGDVTPSPEDIQVTERLKEAGLIVGIDVVDHIIVGSNKYLSMKEKGYF, encoded by the coding sequence ATGACTACAATCAACGAAAACACATTCAAATCATTAATCGCAACAACATTACGTGAGAAAGAGGATGGCTACATTCTATCAGAAATGTTCACTCGCTACCCATCGATCCAAGAATTATTAGATGTGACGGAAGAAGAGTTATTAAATATCAAGGGCATTGGTAAAACAAAAGCGCAACAAATCATCGCTGCATTACAGTTAGCACGTATGAATCCAGTAACAACAGAAGAACGGTTCCGTATTCGCTCGCCACAAGATGCATACACGTATCTACAAGATTTACAGCATCTACAACAAGAGCACTTTGTTATCTTAGGACTAAATACAAAGAATGAAGTAATGTTCCGTAAAACAGTCTTTATCGGCTCGTTAAATGCATCAATTTGCCACCCACGTGAAATCATGAAAGAACTTATCAAACGTTCATGTGCATGTACAATCCTTTCACACAACCACCCTTCAGGGGACGTAACACCATCTCCAGAAGATATACAAGTAACCGAGCGTTTAAAAGAAGCTGGTTTAATTGTAGGAATTGATGTCGTCGACCATATCATCGTCGGCTCAAACAAATATCTGTCGATGAAAGAAAAAGGATACTTCTAA